In Acropora muricata isolate sample 2 unplaced genomic scaffold, ASM3666990v1 scaffold_38, whole genome shotgun sequence, one DNA window encodes the following:
- the LOC136902516 gene encoding uncharacterized protein, whose product MKDFVRNLNLDTPLEPRHGFFGGRTNAVSLYKEVADDEKIHYVDFTSLYPWTNKYCEVPLGHPEILTSEALVNHSIDDFFGMIKCEILPPSFLFHPLLPYRANGKLMFPLCRTCAENLQQTPCEHSDSERTLSGTWPSIEIQKACELGYRVVKLIEVWHFQDRSADLFKGYIDTFLKIKQEASGWPSWCRTEEDKRQYVREYQEKEGIKLDPEKIKKNPGLRSLAKLMLNSFWGKFGQRDNMPQVELVKDPERYFQLLTCQSTQVKNIQFVNDECVEVYYTRGDDFIPTSDKTNVVIAAFTTAHARLKLYSVLERLQTRVLYFDTDSVIFTSQPNEWMPPLGDYLGELTSELDDDDHITTFVSGGPKNYAYQTKNAKTVCKVRGFTLNHRGSKKINFDTMCEQVCRPNGESICLEIPSFIKRDPKTKTLHSVQLKKKYNLVYDKRVICGFRTFPYGFR is encoded by the exons ATGAAAGATTTTGTCCGGAACCTCAACCTCGACACTCCGCTAGAGCCTCGTCATGGTTTTTTTGGTGGTCGCACAAACGCCGTTTCCCTGTACAAGGAAGTTGCTGATGATGAGAAAATTCACTATGTGGATTTTACTTCCCTGTACCCATGGACCAACAAGTATTGTGAAGTTCCTCTAGGCCATCCTGAAATCCTCACAAGCGAAGCTCTGGTGAACCACTCAATCGATGATTTCTTCGGTATGATCAAGTGTGAGATCCTACCGCCCTCCTTCCTGTTCCACCCTCTCCTTCCTTATCGCGCTAACGGGAAACTCATGTTTCCGCTATGCAGAACCTGTGCAGAGAATCTCCAACAAACGCCTTGTGAACACAGCGACAGCGAACGCACCCTCTCTGGAACATGGCCGTCcattgaaatccaaaaggctTGTGAACTCGGTTATCGTGTGGTGAAGTTAATTGAAGTTTGGCATTTCCAAGATAGGTCGGCTGATTTATTTAAAGGCTATATTGAcacttttcttaaaattaaacaagaagcgAGTGGGTGGCCCTCGTGGTGTAGGACAGAGGAGGATAAACGTCAGTACGTCAGagagtatcaagaaaaagaaggcaTCAAGCTAGACCCtgagaaaattaagaagaatCCCGGACTACGGTCCTTGGCGAAGCTGATGCTGAATTCGTTCT GGGGTAAATTCGGCCAGCGAGACAACATGCCTCAGGTGGAATTGGTGAAAGACCCAGAACGCTATTTCCAACTCCTCACCTGTCAATCCACCCAAGTAAAGAATATTCAGTTTGTGAACGATGAATGTGTGGAAGTGTACTACACAAGAGGAGACGACTTCATTCCTACCTCTGACAAGACCAATGTCGTGATTGCTGCCTTTACCACAGCCCATGCCCGACTTAAACTCTACTCTGTCCTTGAACGCCTGCAAACCAGAGTTCTCTACTTCGATACTGACTCCGTGATATTCACTAGCCAACCAAATGAATGGATGCCCCCTCTTGGTGATTACTTGGGAGAACTCACGAGTGAATTGGATGATGACGACCATATCACCACTTTTGTCTCAGGAGGGCCAAAAAACTATGCCTATCAAACCAAGAACGCTAAAACAGTCTGTAAAGTGCGAGGCTTTACTTTGAATCATCGcggatcaaagaaaattaactttgacaCCATGTGTGAGCAAGTATGCAGACCAAATGGTGAATCCATCTGTCTGGAAATACCAAGCTTTATCAAGCGTGATCCGAAGACAAAAACACTGCATAGTGTACAgcttaaaaagaaatacaatttagTTTATGACAAGAGGGTCATTTGCGGATTCCGTACTTTTCCTTATGGTTTCCGCTGA